A segment of the Catenuloplanes nepalensis genome:
CGCGTACCCGTGCGCGGCCTTGATCTGGTCGTCGACTTCGCGCGCGGCGAGCTGCTGCGGACCGAGATCTCCGCGAAGTTCCGCCCGGAGCGGCTGCGCGACGAGCTGGCGACGGCCGGGTTCCGGCTGCGCCAGCGCTGGACCGACGACGACGGGCTGTTCACGGTCTGCCTCGCGCAGGCGGCCTGACCGCCGCTCACTGCCGCTCACTGCCGTGATCGGGGCGTTCCCCATGTCGCTCCAGCGACGTGGGGGACGCCCCGATCATGTGGCCGGTCAGCGGGCCGCGGCCTGGAGGCGGCGGGCCTCGTCGCTTCCGATCCGCGTCTCCGCGTGGCAGAACGCGTTCTGGCAGCGCACCACGTACTTGGAGCGTACCGGGATCAGTGGGATGAAGAACAGGCTGAACTTGGTGACCTCGCGGACCAGCAGCAGGCTGCCGGCCTGACCGCAGACTCGGCAGGCGTCCGGCACCCAGCCGAGCGACTCGGCCTTGGTCCGGAAGCCGAAGATCAGAAACACGGGGGAGCGCTCCAGAGGGTCGAGGGCCCTGACACGATCGAGTGTGTCAGGGCCGGGCGAATGGGTCGGTCCGGGCGGCTCAGTTCGGGCCGGTCGGGCCGGTGAAGTCGGTCCGGAGCGCGCGGTCGTTCTCGTCCCGCGTCCGGTCCACGTCCTCGATGCCCGCGTCGTTGCCGGTGGGGTCGTCGGTCTGGCCGTCCGCCGGCGAGGTCGCGACCGCGGCGGCCAGCTCGGACAGCGGCAGCCGCTCCTCGTCCCGCCAGACGCCGTCCGGCTTCTCTCCTGCGCTCGTCATGCGGCCATCCCTCCGTCGTTCCTGCCGTGCTTCGCCCGGTCGGCGTACCCGTCGTCACCGTCCGCAAACACGCGTGTGGAACCCGCACGTCTGGGTAGACCGCAGACATGTCCGACAACACCTACCCGCAGCCCGTCTCCGACCCGGAGTCCGAGGGCCTGCCCGATATCGCCGACGACGACTCCACCGCCCGGGACGACGTGGCCACCGGCCGCGAGGCCGACGGCCCCGACCCGGCCGCGCTGCCGCTGGACCGCGACGACCGGCCGCTCGCCGTCGACCACTTCGGGACCACGCCGGAGGAAGCCCGCCAGGGCGAGTCGCTCGACCTGAAGATCGGTCGTGAGGTGCGTGACCCCGCGCTCGACGAGGCCGCCATCAGGGCGGACACCCGCCCGTCACCGACCTCGGCGGAGTCGTTCGACCCGGACGCGGCCGGCACCGACGTGGACGTGGTCGACCCCGACACGTCGCTCGACGACGGCGGCCCGGTCGACCCGCACCTGGACTCCAAGGTCTCGATGTACGACACCGGCATCGGTGACCGCCCGGTCGGCCGGCTCGTCGAACCGGACGAAGGCCTCGAGCAGGACCGCGAATCGCAGTCGATCGCCTACGACGCCGGCGCGGCCGGTGGCGGCGCGACCGCGGAGGAGTTGGCGATTCACCCGGTTCCGGACCGCTGAAGCGGCAAAATGATCAGATGAGCGTCAGTCTCGACGAGTTCGTCGCCTCCGACTCGTACCAGGCCGTGCTGCACGACGTGCTGTCCCGGTGCGGCCTGCCGCTGCACAGCGGCCCCGAGCCGGCGGTCCTCGGCGAACTCCTCAGGCAGGACCTCGAGGCGGCCGGCGTCGGCGTGCGCGAGCTCGCCGGCGTCGTCACCGCCAACGGCGCCGAACTGGCCCGGTACGTTCAGCTGAAACTGGTCGCCTACCTCCGCGACCACGAGGGCGACTCGCGCATCGTCACCGAGGACCTCTCACCCGCGTTCCTGGTCGGCCACATCGTCGAGTTCCACCTGCTCGCCAACCGCCCCGACGAGCTCGAACGCTACGTCCGCCGCCTCCGCATCCCCAACGCCCGCCGCTACGCCGCCAAGGTCCGCACCATCTACGACCTGGCCCTCCGCACTGTGTAGTGCCCCCCGCAGCTGATGTGCGTCTCGGTCGTCCCACAGCCGCCAGCTTCGGGCCGGGCCGGGGCCGGGCAGATCAAGAGCTCGATCTTCCCGCTTCCGGCCTGGTGCGGCCCGCATGCTCCCGCGGGCAAACCGCGCGGCGGCCTCCGCCGCCGCTCCGGTCGCCGCGGCGGAGCCGGTGCCGATGCTGGTCACCGAAGACCCGCCGCGGCCTGCGCGGTGGTGCGGTCTCAGGCCGCGGCGGGGGTTTTCGTGGGGCGGAGGGTGAGGACGCGAGGGCCGTCGGGGGTGATGGCGACGGTGTGCTCGGAGTGGGCGGTGCGGGAGCCGTCGGCGGAGCGGATGGTCCAGCCGTCGGCGTCGTAGGTGATCTTGTCGGTGGTGGCGCAGAGCCAGGGCTCGAGGGCGACCGTGAGGCCCGGGGTGAGCTTCATGCCGCGGCCGGCCCGGCCGGTGTTGGACACGTGCGGGTCCTCGTGCATGGTCCGGCCGATGCCGTGGCCGCCGAACTCGGCGTTGACCCGGTAACCGTAGGAGTGCGCGACCTCGCCGATCGCGGCGGAGACGTCGCCGAGCTTCCCGCCGGGCCGTGCGGCCGCGATGGCCGCGTCCAGCGCCACCTCGGTGGCCTCGATCAGCTTCAGGTCGGCCGGGTCGGGCGTGCCGACGACGAACGACAGCGCGGAGTCGGCCACCCATCCGTCGATCCCGACCGCCATGTCGATGCTGAGCAGGTCGCCGTCGGCCAGCACGTAGTCGTGCGGCAGGCCGTGCAGCACCGCGTCGTTCACCGACAGGCACAGCACGTTGCGGAACGGCCCGCGCCCGAACGACGGCGCGTAGTCCCAGTAGCACGACTCCGCGCCGCGCTCCTTGATCCGCCCGCGCGCGTGCCGCTCGATGTCCATCAGGTTGACCCCGACCGCCGCGACCGTCTTCAGCTCGGCCAGCAGCTCGCCGACGAACGTTCCGGTCACCGCCATCCGCTCGATCTCCCCGGCGGACTTCAACTCGATCACGACGATCTCCCTCGCAAATACGGTATTTCTATACCGTCATTTTTATACCACGCCGACCTGGTCGCCGCGACGCCGGCACTTCCCGGAGACGCCGATCACGGGCCTCGCCTGAGCGCGCGGGTGATCGGCACGGGTTCGGCGTCGCCGGCGAGCGGGCCCGCACCGTGTCAGTGTGACGCCGGGCGCCGGAAGACCGCTCATCGGCGTCGCCGCGTGTCTGCCAGGATGGGCGCGTGGATCTCGACTCGGGCGCCGGTCTGCTGCACCGGCTGACGTCATACCTGCCGGATCGCGAGTGGGACGAGCCCGCGGACGATCCGCGCGTGCGGCACGATCTCGCGCCGAACGATCCGGACACGCTCCCGCCGCCGGTGAAGGCGTACCCGCCGGGGCTGCCCGTCACCGCGCTGCCCCGCGACCTCGCCGCGCCGGACGTCGCCGCCACCGCGGTGCTGTCCGGCCGTCCCGGGCCGTCCGCACCGCTGGACGCGGCCCGGCTCGGCCGGATCCTGTTCCTCGGCGCCGGCGTGGTGCGCACCACCGAGCGTAACGGCAGGACGGTGCTGTTCCGCGCGTCCGGCTCGGCCGGTGCCCGGTTCCCGCTGGAGGTCTACGCGGTCACCACCGGCGTCGTCGGCGTCCCGGACGGCGTGCACTGGTACGACCCGGTCGCGCACGCGCTGGTCCAGGTCGGCCCGGCGGCCGGCGGTGCCACCGCGCTCGTGGTCACCGGCGTGCCGTGGCGCACCGGCTGGCGCTACGCCGAGCGCGGCTTCCGGCACCTCTACTGGGACGCCGGCACGCTGCTGTCGCAGCTCGAGGCCGTGGCCGTCAGCGCCGGTCACGCACCCCGGCTGATCACCCGCTTCCCGGACGCCCGGGTTCGGGACCTGGTCGGCGCGGACGGCGTGCACGAGTTCCCGCTCGCGCTGCTCACGGTGGACGGTGGCGTTCCGGCCACCGCACCGGCCGGCCCGGCGGCGCACGGCGAGCTGCCCGAGGTGGAGTTCCCCCTCGTCACCGCGGCCCAGCGGGCCGGCGACTCCGGCTCGCCGGGCGACCCGTGGCCACCCGCACCCCCGATCGAGCCGACACCACGCCCCACCCCGCCGGACACCCAGCCCGAGACGCCGGGCCCGCAGCCCGGGACGCCGGCCGGGAAGGCGGAGACTCCGGGCTCGCAGCCCGGAACGCCGGCGGCGCGGCCCGGCGAGGAGACGATCGACGACGTCATCCGCCGTCGTGGGTCGCAGCGCCGGAT
Coding sequences within it:
- the map gene encoding type I methionyl aminopeptidase, which gives rise to MIELKSAGEIERMAVTGTFVGELLAELKTVAAVGVNLMDIERHARGRIKERGAESCYWDYAPSFGRGPFRNVLCLSVNDAVLHGLPHDYVLADGDLLSIDMAVGIDGWVADSALSFVVGTPDPADLKLIEATEVALDAAIAAARPGGKLGDVSAAIGEVAHSYGYRVNAEFGGHGIGRTMHEDPHVSNTGRAGRGMKLTPGLTVALEPWLCATTDKITYDADGWTIRSADGSRTAHSEHTVAITPDGPRVLTLRPTKTPAAA
- a CDS encoding DUF5709 domain-containing protein; this translates as MSDNTYPQPVSDPESEGLPDIADDDSTARDDVATGREADGPDPAALPLDRDDRPLAVDHFGTTPEEARQGESLDLKIGREVRDPALDEAAIRADTRPSPTSAESFDPDAAGTDVDVVDPDTSLDDGGPVDPHLDSKVSMYDTGIGDRPVGRLVEPDEGLEQDRESQSIAYDAGAAGGGATAEELAIHPVPDR
- a CDS encoding zinc-ribbon domain-containing protein; protein product: MFLIFGFRTKAESLGWVPDACRVCGQAGSLLLVREVTKFSLFFIPLIPVRSKYVVRCQNAFCHAETRIGSDEARRLQAAAR